The Streptococcus sp. 29896 genome includes a region encoding these proteins:
- a CDS encoding LacI family DNA-binding transcriptional regulator: MRATIKDVAKLAGVSPSTVTRVIQNSPAISQKTKDHVRKAMQELNYHPNLNARSLVSSYTQVIGLVLPDDSDIFYQNPFFPTALRGISQVAADYNYAIQISTGKDEEQRLEAISQMVYGKRVDGLIFLYSKPDDPLVQLAIQHNFPFLILGKASSPFVSLVDNDNIQAGFEATTYFINKGFQNIAFVAGNKELVVSQDRYQGYKNALKAHNIPLDENKVKFTSGFLLEDSAYKITRKLIKQKPDAIVTTDTSVAEGIVQYLTEIGVKLPIISFDSVKPKLAIDAYVDVHAIKLGRVAFNTLHQIINDSKENKQVCYRRVIPHTITEL; this comes from the coding sequence ATGCGCGCAACAATTAAAGATGTTGCCAAATTGGCGGGAGTCTCCCCTTCTACCGTAACACGGGTCATTCAAAACAGCCCTGCTATCAGCCAAAAAACAAAGGACCATGTCCGCAAGGCCATGCAGGAACTCAATTACCACCCCAACCTCAATGCCAGGAGTCTGGTATCTAGTTATACTCAAGTCATCGGCCTTGTCTTGCCAGATGATTCGGATATTTTCTACCAGAACCCCTTCTTCCCAACTGCCTTGCGAGGAATCTCTCAGGTCGCTGCAGATTACAACTACGCCATCCAGATCAGTACTGGTAAGGACGAAGAGCAGCGCCTAGAAGCTATTTCTCAAATGGTCTACGGTAAGCGTGTTGACGGGCTGATTTTTCTCTATTCCAAGCCGGATGATCCTCTTGTACAACTGGCGATTCAGCATAACTTCCCCTTCTTAATTCTAGGGAAGGCTTCTTCTCCGTTTGTTTCCTTAGTCGATAATGACAATATTCAAGCAGGATTCGAGGCGACGACCTACTTCATCAACAAAGGTTTTCAAAATATCGCATTTGTGGCAGGTAACAAAGAATTAGTTGTATCACAAGACCGTTATCAAGGCTATAAAAATGCCCTCAAGGCCCACAATATCCCCTTGGATGAAAACAAGGTCAAGTTTACCTCTGGTTTCTTGTTGGAAGATAGCGCCTATAAAATCACACGGAAGCTCATCAAGCAAAAACCGGATGCTATTGTGACCACCGATACCTCTGTTGCAGAAGGGATTGTCCAATATCTCACAGAAATCGGCGTAAAACTGCCCATTATTTCCTTTGACTCTGTCAAACCAAAACTAGCAATCGATGCCTACGTCGATGTCCATGCCATTAAATTGGGCCGGGTAGCCTTTAATACTCTCCACCAAATCATCAACGATAGCAAAGAAAATAAGCAAGTCTGCTACCGTCGTGTGATTCCACATACTATTACTGAACTCTAA
- the pulA gene encoding type I pullulanase, producing MALRVFQAYLEDVASIRLVMEKRFDSDSMSFSLENSKSHVDLFIHSRLEDDQQVIYYLTSLHALNLQENYTLYDQDRNAVELGYGAIVRSTLFEKTFTYSGNDLGASYTAQETSFKFWGPISKAVFVVVEGQPHAMTLTEKGVWQAQVTGDLEGKSYHYLHKVNGQWLSVHDPYALSSKVNSGDSYIIDLKKLAKPSRAKTQLPMSQAIVYEMSVRDFSQQREAGFQHRSQFAGLTESPVLDGMKLGMDYIKQLGVTHIQLLPLYDFGSVDENKPQAVYNWGYDPVQYNVPEGSFSSQPNDPYARIRELQTAIQAYHDADISVIMDVVYNHVYHAEEYAFERIVPGYFYRYNQDGFRTDGTFCGNDVASERSMVRNYIKQSLRQWTSLYGFDGFRFDLMGILDIQTMNEIAAELKELHPNIYLYGEGWKMGTGLDFDLLAHQYNAGQMEDLGFFNDDYRDTFKKLLLNPQRLVEKNLHEKIQHLLAGSHYSHFLSPDQSVNYLECHDNATVFDYLHIENPDWTPQQQKRAASFGLQLVLISQGLAFIHAGQEFFRTKDEIDNTYNVTDAINHLDWTRAVHYQEHIQFIRALIALRKQYPELSQASYTTIERSCDFYWLTEFVLRYQIKTADGVLQFIINFATSDFTYEKEEDKAVLFNYPAVDDPDQQILTIAGQSICVLNG from the coding sequence ATGGCACTTCGTGTATTTCAAGCATATCTAGAGGATGTTGCAAGCATCCGTTTGGTGATGGAAAAGCGTTTCGACTCTGATTCCATGTCCTTCTCTTTGGAAAATTCCAAATCACATGTAGATCTCTTTATCCACTCCCGATTGGAAGATGACCAGCAGGTTATTTACTATCTGACCAGCCTTCACGCCCTCAATCTTCAAGAGAATTATACTCTCTACGACCAAGACCGCAATGCTGTGGAATTGGGCTATGGGGCTATTGTCCGCTCTACTTTATTTGAAAAGACCTTTACCTATTCAGGCAATGACCTAGGAGCTAGCTACACTGCCCAAGAAACCTCCTTCAAGTTCTGGGGTCCGATTTCCAAGGCTGTCTTTGTCGTGGTGGAGGGCCAGCCCCATGCCATGACCCTGACAGAAAAAGGTGTCTGGCAGGCGCAGGTGACAGGGGATTTGGAAGGCAAGTCCTACCACTATCTCCACAAGGTCAACGGCCAATGGCTTTCTGTCCACGACCCTTATGCTCTATCTTCCAAAGTCAATTCTGGTGATTCCTACATCATCGATCTCAAAAAACTGGCTAAACCAAGTCGGGCAAAAACACAGCTTCCGATGTCCCAAGCCATTGTTTATGAAATGAGCGTCCGAGACTTTTCACAACAAAGAGAGGCTGGTTTCCAACACCGCAGTCAATTTGCTGGCTTGACCGAATCACCTGTCCTAGACGGTATGAAACTGGGCATGGACTATATCAAACAGCTGGGTGTAACTCATATCCAACTCCTGCCTCTTTATGACTTTGGTAGTGTGGATGAAAATAAACCCCAAGCTGTTTACAACTGGGGCTATGACCCTGTTCAGTACAATGTTCCTGAAGGATCTTTCTCCAGCCAGCCAAACGATCCCTATGCCCGCATTCGCGAATTACAAACTGCCATTCAGGCCTATCATGATGCGGATATTTCTGTCATCATGGATGTGGTTTACAACCACGTGTATCATGCAGAAGAATATGCCTTTGAACGCATTGTTCCCGGCTATTTCTACCGTTACAACCAAGACGGTTTCCGGACGGACGGAACCTTCTGTGGCAACGATGTCGCCAGCGAACGAAGCATGGTCCGCAACTATATCAAGCAGTCCCTCCGTCAATGGACCAGCCTCTATGGTTTTGACGGCTTCCGCTTTGACCTCATGGGTATCCTGGATATCCAGACCATGAATGAGATTGCGGCGGAACTCAAAGAACTTCACCCAAACATCTACCTCTACGGTGAAGGTTGGAAAATGGGGACTGGTTTGGACTTTGACCTGCTAGCTCATCAGTATAATGCTGGTCAAATGGAAGACCTTGGTTTCTTCAATGATGACTACCGCGATACCTTCAAGAAGCTCCTGCTCAACCCGCAACGTCTGGTAGAAAAGAACTTGCATGAGAAAATCCAGCATCTGCTGGCAGGTAGCCATTACAGCCACTTCCTGTCGCCTGACCAGTCTGTCAACTATCTGGAGTGCCATGACAATGCGACTGTCTTTGATTATCTCCATATTGAAAACCCTGACTGGACACCGCAGCAGCAAAAACGGGCTGCCAGCTTTGGTCTGCAACTTGTCTTGATTTCGCAAGGTTTGGCCTTTATCCATGCTGGACAGGAGTTCTTCCGGACAAAAGATGAGATTGACAATACCTACAATGTCACCGATGCCATTAACCACCTGGACTGGACCCGTGCTGTTCATTATCAAGAGCATATCCAGTTCATCCGCGCCTTGATTGCTCTTCGCAAGCAGTACCCTGAACTCAGTCAAGCATCTTATACGACCATTGAGAGAAGCTGTGATTTCTACTGGTTAACAGAATTTGTCCTCCGCTATCAGATCAAGACAGCAGATGGTGTTCTCCAATTTATCATCAACTTTGCTACAAGCGATTTTACCTATGAAAAAGAAGAAGACAAGGCTGTCCTCTTCAATTACCCTGCTGTAGATGATCCAGACCAACAAATCCTGACCATTGCCGGACAAAGTATTTGTGTCTTAAATGGCTAA
- the nrdI gene encoding class Ib ribonucleoside-diphosphate reductase assembly flavoprotein NrdI, which produces MKPTIYLVYISLSGNTESFVKRLKGFFQFQTDWQVEPVHVKDLVKQDIPFYQLDAPFVAFLPTYLEGGNGVDNGDVEILTNPLGDFIAFGDNAELCLGVVGSGNRNFNNQYCLTAKQYAERFGFPVIDNFELRGLQNDIERIGHKIIALMEEKA; this is translated from the coding sequence ATGAAACCGACCATTTACCTCGTCTATATTAGCTTGAGTGGCAATACAGAAAGTTTTGTCAAACGCCTGAAAGGCTTTTTCCAATTCCAGACCGACTGGCAGGTGGAGCCCGTTCATGTCAAGGACCTGGTTAAGCAGGACATTCCCTTTTACCAGCTGGATGCTCCTTTTGTCGCCTTTCTTCCCACCTATCTGGAAGGCGGAAACGGTGTGGATAACGGAGATGTGGAGATTCTGACCAATCCCCTGGGCGATTTTATCGCTTTTGGGGACAATGCAGAGCTCTGTCTGGGAGTTGTGGGATCGGGCAATCGCAATTTCAACAACCAATATTGCTTGACTGCTAAGCAATATGCCGAGCGATTTGGCTTTCCTGTGATTGATAACTTCGAACTCCGTGGCCTTCAAAATGATATTGAACGAATCGGTCATAAGATTATAGCCCTCATGGAAGAAAAAGCATAG
- the aspS gene encoding aspartate--tRNA ligase, whose protein sequence is MKRSMYAGRVRTEHIGQDITLKGWVGRRRDLGGLIFIDLRDREGIMQLVINPESVDAELMAKAEGLRSEFVIEVTGTVVAREQANDAIPTGAVELQVTSLTVLNTAKTTPFEIKDGIEASDDTRLRYRYLDLRRPEMLNNFKLRAAVTHSIRNYLDDLEFIDVETPMLTKSTPEGARDYLVPSRVSKGHFYALPQSPQITKQLLMNAGFDRYYQIVKCFRDEDLRGDRQPEFTQVDLETSFLNEVEIQDIVEGLIAKVLKDTKGIDVTLPFPRMGYDYAMNFYGSDKPDTRFEMLLQDLTELVKEVDFKVFSEAPVVKAIVVKGAADSYSRKDIDKLTEYAKQFGAKGLAWVKVDKGELAGPVAKFLTGITDKLTASLQLEDKDLVLFVADELEVANNTLGALRNRLAKEQGLIDESKFNFLWIVDWPMFEWSEEEGRYMSAHHPFTLPTEETAHHLDGDLAQVRAVAYDIVLNGYELGGGSLRINQKDMQERMFKALGFSAEDAHEQFGFLLEAMDYGFPPHGGLAIGLDRFVMLLAGEDNIREVIAFPKNNKASDPMTQAPSTVALAQLEELALQIELENE, encoded by the coding sequence ATGAAACGTTCTATGTATGCAGGACGTGTTCGGACAGAGCACATCGGACAAGACATAACTTTGAAAGGTTGGGTTGGGCGTCGCCGTGACTTAGGCGGTCTGATTTTCATCGATTTACGTGATCGTGAAGGGATTATGCAGTTGGTGATTAATCCTGAGTCAGTAGATGCAGAATTGATGGCAAAAGCAGAGGGGCTTCGCTCTGAATTTGTTATTGAGGTGACAGGAACTGTTGTAGCGCGTGAGCAGGCCAATGACGCCATTCCAACAGGAGCGGTTGAGCTACAAGTAACCAGCTTGACAGTTTTGAACACGGCTAAGACAACTCCATTTGAAATCAAGGATGGCATTGAAGCCAGCGATGATACCCGTCTTCGTTACCGTTATTTGGATCTTCGCCGTCCAGAAATGCTCAACAACTTCAAATTACGTGCGGCTGTAACCCACAGCATTCGCAATTATCTGGATGACTTGGAATTTATTGATGTGGAGACGCCAATGTTGACCAAGTCAACACCAGAAGGTGCGCGTGACTACTTGGTGCCATCTCGTGTGTCCAAAGGTCATTTCTATGCCCTTCCACAGAGCCCACAGATTACCAAACAGCTCTTGATGAACGCTGGTTTTGACCGTTACTACCAAATCGTTAAGTGTTTCCGTGATGAGGACTTGCGTGGGGACCGTCAACCTGAGTTTACACAGGTGGACTTGGAAACCTCATTCTTGAATGAAGTTGAAATCCAAGATATCGTAGAAGGCTTGATTGCTAAGGTCTTGAAAGATACCAAAGGAATCGATGTGACCTTGCCATTCCCTCGTATGGGCTATGATTATGCTATGAACTTCTACGGTTCAGATAAACCAGATACTCGTTTTGAAATGCTTTTACAAGACTTGACAGAACTTGTCAAGGAAGTTGACTTCAAAGTCTTCTCAGAAGCACCAGTTGTTAAAGCCATTGTGGTCAAGGGTGCGGCGGATAGCTACTCACGTAAAGACATTGATAAATTAACAGAATACGCCAAACAATTTGGTGCCAAGGGACTTGCTTGGGTTAAAGTAGACAAGGGAGAATTAGCGGGTCCAGTTGCTAAGTTCTTGACAGGTATTACAGATAAGTTGACAGCAAGTTTACAACTTGAAGATAAGGACCTGGTTCTCTTTGTGGCGGATGAATTGGAAGTAGCCAATAATACCCTGGGAGCTTTGCGTAACCGCTTGGCAAAAGAGCAAGGTTTGATTGACGAAAGCAAGTTTAACTTCCTTTGGATTGTAGACTGGCCAATGTTCGAGTGGTCTGAAGAGGAAGGTCGCTACATGAGTGCACACCACCCGTTCACCTTGCCGACGGAAGAAACAGCTCATCATTTGGATGGTGATTTGGCGCAGGTACGTGCAGTTGCCTACGATATTGTTTTGAATGGTTATGAATTGGGTGGCGGTAGCCTTCGTATCAACCAAAAAGACATGCAAGAGCGGATGTTCAAGGCACTTGGTTTCTCAGCTGAGGATGCCCATGAACAGTTTGGTTTCCTGTTGGAAGCTATGGACTACGGTTTCCCACCACACGGAGGTTTGGCAATCGGCTTGGACCGCTTTGTCATGCTCTTGGCTGGTGAGGACAATATCCGTGAAGTTATTGCCTTTCCGAAGAACAACAAGGCGTCTGATCCGATGACCCAGGCTCCAAGTACAGTTGCCTTAGCTCAATTAGAGGAATTAGCATTACAGATTGAACTTGAAAATGAATAG
- a CDS encoding GNAT family N-acetyltransferase: protein MKWSLCSFDQLTLDQLYAILALRTDVFVVEQACPYPEIDGKDPASYHLFAEEAGEMIAYLRILPAGLSYEEASIGRVVIRGSHRGRGLGRPMMQEAIDYIVQDLQESQIKIGAQAHLEDFYRSLGFEPVSEVYLEDGIPHLDMLYVKPAL, encoded by the coding sequence ATGAAGTGGAGCTTATGTAGCTTTGACCAACTGACCTTGGACCAGCTATACGCTATCCTAGCCTTGAGAACAGATGTCTTTGTAGTGGAGCAAGCCTGCCCCTATCCAGAAATAGACGGCAAAGACCCAGCCTCTTACCACCTTTTTGCCGAAGAAGCAGGAGAAATGATCGCCTATCTCCGTATCTTGCCAGCTGGACTAAGCTATGAGGAGGCATCGATTGGGCGGGTAGTCATCAGGGGAAGTCACCGCGGAAGAGGATTGGGTAGGCCTATGATGCAAGAGGCGATTGACTATATTGTCCAAGACTTGCAAGAAAGTCAGATTAAGATCGGAGCCCAAGCCCACCTAGAAGATTTTTATCGGTCACTGGGCTTTGAGCCAGTTTCGGAAGTCTATCTGGAGGACGGCATTCCTCATCTGGATATGTTGTATGTAAAACCAGCTTTATAA
- a CDS encoding aldo/keto reductase, whose product MQQLGQTGLEVSRIGLGCMRMASLSEQETAKVLETVVEQGINFFDHADIYGGGESEIRFSQGAKLAGLKREDMILQSKCGIRKGYFDFSKDYILESVDGILKRLGTDYLDVLALHRPDALMEAEEVAEAFRFLKQSGKVRHFGVSNQNIYQMELLQSYLDQPLAVNQLQLSPAHTPLIDAGLHVNMKDDAATMRDGGLIDYCQLKKITIQAWSPFLIDLQQGIFANHPDYASLNQTLGEIAERYHVSHETIVVAWILRHPSKIQTIVGSMNPDRLRKIAQASQITLTRPEWYEIYRSAGNILP is encoded by the coding sequence ATGCAACAATTAGGACAAACAGGATTGGAAGTATCGCGGATTGGTCTGGGCTGTATGCGAATGGCCAGCTTAAGCGAGCAAGAAACGGCTAAGGTATTAGAAACCGTGGTGGAGCAGGGAATTAACTTCTTTGACCATGCCGATATTTATGGCGGCGGTGAGTCAGAAATCCGCTTTTCTCAGGGAGCCAAGTTGGCAGGACTCAAGCGTGAGGACATGATTCTCCAGTCAAAATGCGGCATTCGTAAGGGCTATTTTGACTTTTCCAAGGATTACATCTTGGAGTCTGTGGACGGCATTCTCAAGCGGCTGGGAACGGACTATCTGGATGTTTTGGCCCTCCACCGACCAGATGCCCTTATGGAAGCAGAGGAAGTGGCAGAAGCCTTCCGTTTCTTGAAGCAATCAGGCAAGGTCCGACACTTTGGAGTCAGCAACCAGAACATATACCAAATGGAGTTGCTCCAGTCCTATCTAGACCAGCCCCTAGCGGTCAACCAACTCCAACTATCCCCTGCCCACACGCCTTTGATTGATGCGGGGCTTCACGTCAATATGAAAGATGATGCGGCGACCATGCGGGATGGCGGCCTCATCGACTACTGTCAACTAAAAAAGATTACCATTCAGGCCTGGTCTCCCTTCCTGATTGACTTGCAGCAGGGGATTTTCGCCAACCACCCTGACTATGCATCCCTTAATCAGACCCTTGGGGAAATAGCAGAGCGGTACCATGTTTCACATGAAACCATTGTCGTAGCTTGGATTTTGAGACATCCATCTAAAATTCAAACCATTGTTGGCTCTATGAATCCAGATCGCCTGAGAAAGATTGCTCAAGCAAGCCAGATTACCCTAACTAGACCAGAATGGTACGAGATTTATAGAAGTGCCGGCAACATCTTGCCATAA
- a CDS encoding DUF4956 domain-containing protein — MKEQLFKSVFDSASGVADPIQLALSLVVSLALGILLALVYKHKTLYSKEFVITLTMLPMLMAMIIFMVNGNLGTSVAIAGTFGMIRFRSAAGGAKELLSVFIATGIGLACGMGFLVLAVIFTVFVCFVLLILENTSFARVSQTRRQITIRVPRDLDYELLFEATFVNACKYVELVGIKNVKKSNTLELSYNVDLDASLTDKQVIDRLLAINEDIEINISKLAQKKKTL; from the coding sequence TTGAAAGAGCAGTTGTTTAAGAGTGTTTTTGACAGTGCTTCAGGGGTAGCCGATCCCATTCAATTAGCTCTTAGTTTAGTGGTTAGTTTAGCATTGGGGATTTTGCTAGCGCTTGTTTACAAACACAAGACCCTCTATTCAAAGGAGTTTGTCATTACCCTGACCATGTTGCCGATGTTGATGGCGATGATTATTTTTATGGTCAATGGCAATTTGGGAACCAGTGTTGCGATCGCAGGAACTTTTGGGATGATTCGTTTTCGTTCCGCAGCAGGTGGAGCTAAGGAGCTCTTATCAGTGTTTATTGCGACAGGAATTGGCTTAGCTTGTGGCATGGGTTTTTTGGTCTTAGCTGTAATTTTTACAGTCTTTGTCTGTTTTGTACTCTTGATATTGGAGAATACAAGCTTTGCAAGGGTGAGTCAAACAAGACGGCAAATTACCATACGTGTTCCCCGAGATTTGGATTACGAGCTTTTATTCGAAGCGACTTTCGTCAATGCCTGCAAGTATGTCGAGCTAGTTGGCATTAAAAACGTAAAAAAATCCAACACGTTGGAATTATCCTACAATGTTGATTTGGATGCTTCTCTAACAGACAAGCAAGTCATTGACCGTCTTTTGGCAATTAATGAAGACATTGAAATCAATATTAGCAAGCTGGCACAAAAGAAAAAAACCTTGTAA
- a CDS encoding polyphosphate polymerase domain-containing protein, with protein MSKKVETKFKRIETKYILDRKQLAAVLDDFKNHLVEDDYPTSTISNIYFDTPSYQMIQDSAERLWKREKIRMRTYDAYPTEDSQVFLEIKKKENGVGLKDRLTSRPKSVLDFIHHSIVDETITNPTLLETMAELRARYGKIEPMMYIYYDRFSMKGIEDKKVRVTIDQNILYRPYDVSLFAGKYGYPLLDENQVIMEIKVPEVYPTWLQAIIDKYGLERVSFSKYGTAHTKLEEELAEEKLVERAVV; from the coding sequence ATGTCGAAGAAAGTAGAAACCAAATTTAAACGAATTGAAACCAAGTATATTTTAGACCGTAAGCAGCTTGCAGCAGTTTTAGATGATTTTAAAAATCATTTAGTGGAAGATGACTATCCAACCTCTACCATTTCCAATATTTATTTTGATACCCCAAGCTATCAAATGATCCAAGATTCTGCAGAGAGATTGTGGAAACGGGAAAAAATTCGGATGCGGACCTATGATGCCTATCCGACAGAAGATAGTCAGGTATTTTTAGAAATTAAGAAAAAAGAAAATGGCGTAGGATTGAAGGATCGGTTGACTTCTCGTCCAAAATCGGTTTTGGATTTTATTCATCATTCGATTGTGGATGAAACGATTACCAATCCGACACTATTGGAAACAATGGCAGAATTGCGAGCACGCTATGGAAAAATTGAGCCAATGATGTATATCTACTATGATCGTTTTTCTATGAAGGGCATTGAGGATAAGAAGGTGCGCGTGACGATTGATCAAAATATTCTATATCGTCCATACGATGTTAGCTTGTTTGCAGGAAAGTATGGTTACCCATTGTTGGATGAAAATCAGGTTATTATGGAAATCAAGGTTCCAGAAGTCTACCCAACCTGGTTACAGGCCATCATCGATAAGTATGGCTTGGAAAGAGTTTCATTTTCAAAATATGGAACAGCACACACAAAATTGGAAGAAGAGTTAGCAGAGGAGAAATTAGTTGAAAGAGCAGTTGTTTAA
- a CDS encoding PepSY domain-containing protein → MKHLKLLTLTALVATSVGLHQTVSAAQIKSVEAAKSIALKDLGLSARQVRFKEVDLEKGVYEVDFVANNVEYDYDIDGITGKVIKKKIESQVAKTTSSPKNLVVTPQPQNASALPTLTVEQVKKLVLKDLDQAANNVQFKEVDLEKGMYEIEVVTNNSEFDYKINGITGQIMKKKVEAKKLEIDKCHKEWETTLLLTQ, encoded by the coding sequence ATGAAACACTTAAAATTACTAACATTGACAGCACTAGTCGCAACATCAGTTGGTTTGCACCAAACCGTATCTGCTGCTCAAATCAAATCAGTAGAAGCAGCAAAATCCATCGCTTTAAAGGATCTAGGTTTATCAGCCAGGCAAGTTCGCTTCAAAGAAGTTGACCTTGAAAAAGGTGTTTACGAAGTTGATTTTGTGGCCAATAATGTGGAATATGATTATGACATTGATGGAATAACAGGGAAGGTTATCAAGAAAAAGATAGAATCACAAGTCGCTAAAACCACCAGTTCCCCCAAAAATCTAGTAGTGACCCCACAGCCCCAAAATGCTTCTGCTTTGCCAACTCTTACTGTTGAGCAAGTGAAAAAACTTGTGCTGAAAGATTTAGACCAGGCAGCCAATAATGTACAATTTAAAGAAGTTGACCTTGAAAAAGGGATGTATGAAATTGAGGTTGTTACGAATAACTCCGAATTTGATTACAAGATTAACGGAATAACCGGTCAAATTATGAAGAAAAAAGTGGAAGCAAAAAAGCTGGAAATAGATAAATGTCACAAGGAGTGGGAAACCACTCTTCTCTTAACACAATAA
- a CDS encoding M56 family metallopeptidase, whose amino-acid sequence MILLFSGLFIVLKNRVSARVRYLTWLVLLVSLIFPFRPRFGQGLVTIEHGQNLATSAARGVSQTGTEVATGQPSLWELFLGLPWVELFLLVWLAGFLVVIGRAIFAYVKFRNLLKRWGNPIADARILANFQAIKAEFGIQKSIRLFHYPQVSSPMLFGLRNPIILLPAIDYTDEELDLIFEHELTHYRHRDIYVNLLVLLVKAAHWFNPIVAFACKEVQEAAESYCDHSVLHERDQAYRSFYGETIITMIHKSQQPILLSSCFYSNKFNLKRRIIGIMDSRLPKPSLAILVTFVTSCALIFSGSIFVVAMSETQLYQAQEATFTQEDAIQISLRDQSLEASAVTDVHASDQGDYYLIEFSHEETLYRVQVDKASRSITKIEKETLKLVAESSSSSTSTSSSQASQTVSEMSSQPTIASTTQTVTTSNQPQTTVSTPASTSSQSTPTPTPIPPVEEPDTDDVEDTETEDVED is encoded by the coding sequence TTGATTTTATTGTTTAGTGGGCTTTTTATCGTACTGAAAAATCGTGTGTCAGCTCGGGTTCGTTACTTGACCTGGTTGGTTCTATTGGTTAGCTTGATTTTTCCTTTCCGTCCACGATTTGGACAAGGATTGGTCACGATTGAACATGGTCAGAATCTAGCGACAAGCGCAGCAAGAGGTGTTAGCCAAACAGGGACAGAAGTAGCTACCGGTCAACCTAGCCTTTGGGAACTTTTCTTGGGGTTACCATGGGTAGAACTGTTTTTGCTTGTTTGGTTGGCGGGGTTCCTAGTGGTGATTGGTCGTGCAATCTTTGCCTATGTAAAATTTCGGAATTTGTTGAAACGATGGGGAAATCCAATTGCGGATGCTCGTATTTTAGCTAATTTCCAAGCTATTAAAGCAGAATTTGGAATTCAGAAGTCGATTCGACTTTTCCATTATCCGCAGGTCTCAAGTCCGATGCTCTTTGGCTTACGCAATCCAATCATTCTTCTTCCTGCAATAGATTATACGGACGAAGAGCTTGATTTGATCTTTGAGCATGAACTAACTCATTACCGCCACCGAGATATCTATGTCAATCTCTTGGTTCTACTGGTAAAAGCTGCCCATTGGTTTAATCCGATTGTGGCCTTTGCCTGTAAGGAGGTTCAAGAAGCTGCAGAGAGCTACTGTGATCATAGTGTCCTACATGAAAGAGACCAGGCTTATCGCTCCTTCTATGGCGAGACGATAATTACCATGATTCATAAGAGTCAGCAACCGATTTTGTTGTCTAGCTGTTTTTACTCAAATAAGTTCAATCTCAAGCGTCGGATTATTGGTATTATGGATAGCCGCTTACCAAAGCCTTCTCTTGCTATTCTTGTCACTTTTGTCACTAGCTGTGCCTTGATTTTCTCGGGTTCGATATTTGTAGTGGCTATGAGTGAAACGCAATTATATCAAGCACAGGAAGCAACCTTTACACAAGAGGATGCCATTCAAATATCCCTAAGGGACCAATCTCTCGAAGCGTCAGCTGTGACTGATGTCCACGCTAGTGACCAAGGAGATTATTACCTAATTGAATTTTCCCATGAAGAGACTCTATACCGTGTTCAAGTGGATAAGGCTAGTAGGTCAATAACAAAAATAGAAAAAGAGACACTAAAGCTAGTGGCAGAGTCTTCATCTTCTTCCACCTCAACTAGTAGTAGCCAAGCGAGTCAAACTGTTTCAGAAATGAGCAGTCAGCCGACAATTGCTTCTACTACTCAAACTGTAACAACAAGTAATCAACCCCAAACAACAGTATCTACTCCTGCTTCAACAAGTAGTCAGTCCACCCCAACCCCAACCCCTATTCCCCCAGTTGAAGAACCTGATACGGATGATGTGGAAGATACTGAAACAGAGGATGTGGAGGACTAG
- a CDS encoding BlaI/MecI/CopY family transcriptional regulator: MNELKRLPDAEFNVLRVIWHLPNPVTSAQIIGHLGEDNHWKPQTLLTILARLTEKGFLKSERNGRERHYTAIISEEEYMAVETSNFLDRYQGNSLGGLVKTLFSSNALSEDELDELRGLLNK, encoded by the coding sequence ATGAATGAATTGAAACGATTGCCAGATGCGGAATTTAATGTATTGCGCGTCATTTGGCATTTACCCAACCCAGTAACCTCAGCACAGATTATCGGTCATTTAGGAGAGGATAATCACTGGAAACCACAAACCCTACTGACGATTTTGGCTCGTCTGACAGAAAAGGGTTTTTTGAAGAGTGAGCGAAATGGGCGCGAGCGCCACTATACAGCGATTATTTCTGAGGAAGAATACATGGCTGTTGAAACATCAAACTTTTTAGATCGTTACCAAGGTAACTCCTTAGGAGGATTAGTGAAGACTCTCTTCTCATCGAATGCCTTGTCAGAAGATGAGTTGGATGAGCTAAGGGGATTGTTGAACAAATAG